From Delphinus delphis chromosome X, mDelDel1.2, whole genome shotgun sequence, a single genomic window includes:
- the LOC132418115 gene encoding small ribosomal subunit protein uS2-like: MQLPFPCQPDRGPYGVVLYSHRNLKGNFHNVRSLDVLQMKEKDVLKFLAAETHLGGTNLDFQMEQYIYKRKSDGIYIINLKGTWEKLLLEARAIVAIENPADVSVISSRNTGQRAGLKFAAATGATPITGCFTPGTFTNQIQAAFREPRLLVITDPRADHQPLTGASYANLTTIALCNADSPLRYVDIAIPCNNKGAHSVGLMWWMLAWEVLRMRGTISREHPWEVMPDLYFYRDPEEIEKEEQAAAEKAVAKEEFQDEWAAPAPEFTATQPEVADWSEGVQVPSVPIQQFSTEDWSAQPATEDWSAAPTAQAIEWVGTTTEWSETVLPQTQNENRLMENKQFLKKQKKYATLFFLAICDCTMDSSLITTFLSIA, from the coding sequence ATGCAATTGCCTTTTCCGTGCCAGCCAGACAGGGGTCCATACGGCGTTGTTCTGTATTCCCATCGGAACTTAAAGGGAAACTTTCACAATGTCCGGAGTCTTGATGTCCTGCAAATGAAGGAGAAGGATGTCCTCAAATTCCTTGCAGCAGAAACCCACTTAGGTGGCACCAACCTTGACTTCCAAATGGAGCAGTACATCTACAAAAGGAAAAGTGATGGCATCTACATCATAAATCTGAAGGGAACCTGGGAGAAGCTTCTGTTGGAGGCTCGTGCCATTGTTGCCATTGAAAACCCAGCTGATGTCAGTGTCATATCCTCCAGGAATACTGGCCAGCGAGCTGGGCTGAAGTTTGCTGCTGCCACTGGAGCCACTCCTATTACTGGCTGCTTCACTCCTGGAACCTTCACTAACCAGATCCAGGCAGCGTTCCGGGAGCCAAGACTTCTAGTGATTACTGATCCCAGGGCTGACCACCAGCCTCTCACTGGGGCCTCTTATGCTAACCTGACTACCATTGCTCTGTGTAACGCAGACTCTCCTCTGCGATATGTGGACATTGCCATCCCATGCAACAACAAGGGAGCTCACTCAGTGGGTCTGATGTGGTGGATGCTTGCCTGGGAAGTTCTGCGCATGCGTGGCACCATCTCCCGTGAACACCCATGGGAGGTCATGCCTGATCTCTACTTCTACAGAGATCCTGaagagattgaaaaggaagagcagGCGGCAGCTGAGAAGGCTGTGGCCAAGGAGGAATTTCAAGATGAATGGGCTGCTCCAGCTCCTGAGTTCACTGCTACTCAGCCTGAGGTGGCGGACTGGTCTGAAGGTGTGCAGGTGCCTTCTGTGCCTATTCAGCAGTTCTCCACTGAAGACTGGAGTGCTCAGCCTGCCACTGAAGACTGGTCTGCAGCTCCCACTGCTCAGGCCATTGAGTGGGTAGGAACAACCACTGAGTGGTCTGAAACTGTTCTTCCACaaactcaaaatgaaaataggttgatggaaaataaacagtttctaaaaaaacaaaagaaatatgctACGTTGTTTTTCCTAGCAATCTGTGATTGTACCATGGATTCTTCCCTGATcaccacatttttatccattgcGTAA